The nucleotide sequence GTACGGAAGGGAAGAACCCCGTCCATCTCGCGATCGATCCGACCAACCGCTTCGTGGTGGTCGCCAATCACATCACTTCGACGCTTGCGCTGCTGCCGCGGCAGGACGACGGCTCGCTCGGCGCCGTAATCGACCTCGTCAAGCTGGAAGGCAAGATCGGGCCGCATCGCGTGGAGCAGCCGTTCGCCAAGCCGCATCAGGTCGAGTTCGATCCATCGGGCGCGTTCATTGTGGTGCCGGACAAGGGGCTCGACCTCGTCTTCACCTACAGGATTGATGCCGAGAAGGGAAAGCTCGTCCTGGCCACGAAACCTGTGCAGGCGCGCGAGGGAGCCGGTCCACGTCATGTTGCGTTCCATCCGGGCGGGCGGCTCGCCTACGTGATCAACGAGCTCGATTCGACTGTCACCGGCTACCGCTTCGATCCGGCAACCGGCGCGCTTGCGCCGTTCCAGATCGTCTCCGCGGTGCCTGATGCCTTTACCGGCAACAGCCGCGCGGCCGAGATCGCAGTGTCGGGCGATGGACGCTTCGTTTACGCCTCCAATCGCGGCGACGACAGTATCGCGGTCTTCGCCGTCGACGCTGCGAGCGGACGACTGACGCCTGTTGGCTGGAGCGCAAGTGGTGGAAAAACACCGCGCTTCTTCGCGCTCGGGCCTACAGGCAAATTCCTGTTCGTGGCGAATGAAGACAGCGACGCCGTCGTGCTCTTCGAGCGCGATGCCGACAGCGGCCGCCTCGTGAGGACGGACCGAACCGTCCAGGTTGGAAGTCCTGTCTGCATTCTCTTCGGCATGCCCGCATAGGCGACTTGCGAGCGGCCACAAGAGCGCGGCAGCGGCCAGCCTTCATGCGGCGACGTCCAGCAGTCGGCACGATCCCCGCACCAGGACCTTGCGTCCGGTCGGCGTCAATGCCGGCACGCCGTCGTCGATGACGACGAGACCGAGCTTGGCGAGTCCTTCGACGACATACGCCTTCGAGAGGTGACCAGTCGATGCCGGATTGCGAAGCGCCTTCAGTGCTTCCCATTGGTCCGATGAAAGGTCGAAGTCGACGTCGTTGCTCATGCTGCCTCAAGCGATAGTATCGTTCGCGGGCACCACTTAGCTGCGGTGCATGAAGACCATGCGACGACATTGAGTCCGGAATTCGGTGGGGCGTTTAGAACGTCTCTTCACAAATTGCCGCAGTTCATTGCACCACAAGTGTTAAGATCGTTCGTGGACGAAGATCGTTCCTGCCTTTGATCACTAATTGCTGATCTGCAATTGATGTTGCGCTGCGAATTGCCGCGGTGCACAGGAAACGCCGTGTCCCATTCTGCGTCGCGATGTGCACAGAAATCCGAGACGCGTTGTTCAAGACTCTGTTACGGTGATATCAGGGAATGGCTTCACACGCGGCAGGAGTGGAGTGCATGAACAGGCTGGTAGAGATTCGCAGTCAGGAGTCCCTCTGTCGGGTGCGTGCTGCGCTCGATTCGGAGCGCCGGGGTTTCTGGCTCGCGCAGGCCGAGGAATGGAAACAGCGCGCGCTGGACGAAATTGCCGATCACTTCCGGGAGTGCAACCTCGCGCACGCCGAGTTGATGCGGGGCTGAGCGCCGGCCTTGTGTTTTCCGCTGACGCGATCGCGGCTTACTGATACGTCGCCACGATATCGGACACCGCGCGCTCGAGCTGCTGCGCAGTGGCGCATTGACGCACCACGCTGCAGAAAGTCGCGTAGCGGGGCATCTCGGAATCGCCAAAACCCCAGGCGAGGCGTCCTTCGGGATTGAGCCAGACCAGCCGTTTCGAGCGTTCGGAGATGCGGCGCAAGATGTCGGCGCGGGGATCGAGATTGTTGCTGCGGGCGTCGCCGAGCACGATGACCGTGGTTTGCGGCGTCAGCGTGCTCATCCACTCCTTTTCGAAATCGACGAGCGCGGAGCCGTAGTCCGACGAGCCGAAGCCGACCTTGGACATGATCTCGGCCATGGCGTCTTCGGGCGACTTCATCTCCAGGATGTCGCTGACCTCGATCAGGTGCGAGGAGAAGGCGAAGGAGCGGACGTCGTCGACCACTTCATGCAGGGAATGGATCAGGAGCAGGAAGAAATCCGATACCTGCGCGACCGAGCCCGAGACGTCGCAGAGCGCAACGATCTTCGGCCGGTCGCGGTGCTTGCGCTTCCAGGCGGTGAGAAAGGGCACGCCGCCCCAGGCGGCATTGCGGCGCAACGTGCGGCGCACGTCGAGATGGCCGCGGCGCTGGCGCTTGCGCGGCTTCGAATAGCGCTCGCGCAGGCGCCGCGCGATCCGGCGGATCAGCGCGCGCATTTCCTCGACCTGCCGCCGCTCGATGCGCGCGAGCGGCGCGTTGCGCAGGATCTCGTTGCGGAGGTTCTCGGCCTCCTCGCGGGCGTAGAGCGCCAGCCCCTGCGACACCGTATCGCGGACTGCTTCGCGCAAGCCGTCGAGGGCGGCGCGCAGGCGTTCGGCCAGCGAGGGGTTGGTCGCGGTCAATTCATCGAGGTCGTCGCGCAGCCGCTGCAGGCCCATGGCGTCGAGGATGCGGCTTGAGAAGATCCCGCGCTGGGTGGAGTAGCGGATGTCGGATAGCGAGGCCGCGCCAGCGGCGCTGGCGATCGCCGCGGCGATCGCATTGCGGTCCTGCGACAGCAGCATCTGTGCGAGCGGGCCCAGTCCCTCGGGAGGTTCACTGCCGCCCGCGTCGCTGGCCACACCGGACGAGGGAGATTGATCCGCCTCTTGCGCTGAATCGCCGTTACCGGCCCCGGCTTGCTCCTGCCGGGGTTCCGGCTGGCTGAAGAACAGATCGAAGCAGTCGCCGAGCGCGAGTTTCTCGTCCTGCGACTTGGCGAGTGTCAACAGCAGCGCATCGCGCAAGACGTCGCGGTCGGAGAAGCCGACCTGGGCGACCGCGCGCATCGCATCGATGCTTTCGGCAGGCGAGACATGGACGCCGGCGCCGCGTGCCGCTCGAAAGAAACGATGGAGGTTCTCGCGCATCGGCGTCAACCGAAGACGTTGGACCGCGCCGCCTTGGCAATGAAAGTCGTAACTTGGGGCGCCGCCGCCTCGATATCGGCCTCGTATTTCAAGAGCACGTTGAGCGTGTCCTTGACGATCTCGGTATCGAGCTCGGCGGCCTGGAGCAGCACCAGCACGCGCGCCCAGTCGATGGTTTCGCTGACGGAGGGCAGCTTCTTCAGGTCGAGCGTGCGGATCTCGTGGATGAAGCCGACCATCTGCCGGCGCAGCGTTTGCGAGATGCCGGGCACGCGGCTCTCGACGATGCGCTCCTCGAGCCGCTGCTCAGGGAAGCCGATATGCAGGTGCAGGCAGCGCCGCTTCAAGGCGTCGCCGAGATCACGCTCGCTGTTGGAGGTGAGGATGACCGTCGGCGGTGTGATCGCGGAGACTGTGCCGAGCTCGGGAATCGTGACCTGGAAATCGGACAGGATCTCCAGCAGCAGCGATTCGAACTCGGCATCCGACTTGTCGATCTCGTCGATCAACAGGACGCAGCCGCCGGGTTGCTCCAGCGCCTGGAGCAGTGGCCGCGGCTCGACAAATTCCTTGGAGAAGAACACGTCGCCGAAGTCGTGGAGCTGGTCGAGCGCGGCGTGCAAGGTCTGTGCCCCGCCGAGCACTTCGCCCAACTTGTCCTTGAGGATCTGGGTATAGAGAAGCTGCTTTGCATACTTCCACTCGTAGAGTGCCTTGGCCTCGTCGAGGCCTTCGTAGCATTGCAGGCGGATCATCTTCATGCCGCGCCAAGCGGCGATGGCCTTGGCAAGCTCGGTCTTGCCGACACCCGCGGGGCCTTCGACCAGGATCGGCTTCTCGATCTGTTGCGACAAATAAACGGCGGTCGCGATCTGACGGCTCGCGATGTAGCCCTGCGCGGCGAGGCCGCTCTCCACTGCCTCGATCGAGGTCGAGGCCTTCTGATCAGCCACGAATGGGCGCTCCCAAAGGTCTTGCTTGAGGCTTGTTCTGCCTGCGTTCCCGGCAAAGAACAAGCCTCGTTTGGGAGAAGCCAGATCCGCGCGAGCGGGGTGATTTTCCGCTTAGCGCAAATAGATCACGGGGAGAAATACGCCCCGTCAGTGCCGCAGCACCTCCGGTTTGTGGAGAGTCTGCCTGAGCTCGGCGCCGCAATCGGCGCATTCATAGACGAAGTCGATCGTAGCAAGACTCCAATGCGGCTCGACCTCGCGCACGTACATTGGCAGGAACCCCATGCAGGTCGGGCAATTCACGGGCGCGATATCGATATCCTGATGATGCTGTACATAGGCTGGCATCTCGGGTCTCCTTCGCAGACAACCACCGAACCCCGCGCAGAAGGTACTGCCGAGCGCCCCGATACCGTCATCAACTCTTTCGAACAGAGCTGGAACAATGGGCGTTTGTCGTTCGCTGTGACATTCTTGTTACGTCCCTGTACTGTAACGGGCGGATTAAATGCCTATTTCACGGCCCGAACCGCTGATCCGACCCTCAACTCCAACAATAAGGGAGCAACGCCCATGACGCATGCTATTCGTTTTCACAAGACCGGTGGTCCGGAAGTCCTGGTCTGGGAGGAGGTCAGCGTCGGCAAGCCCGGACCGGGCGAAGCGCGTATCCGTCACACCGCCGTGGGTCTCAACTTCGTCGACATCTACAACCGCTCGGGCCTTTACCCGGCGCAATTGCCGAGCGGGCTCGGCAGCGAGGCGGCCGGCGTCGTCGAGGAGGTCGGCTCCGGCGTCACGGACCTGAAACCCGGCGATCGTGTCGCTTATGGCGCCTCGCCGCTCGGCGCCTATTCCGAGGCGCGGCTGATTCCCGCGGATCGGCTGCTGAAGCTGCCTGACGGCGTCGACGACAAGACCGCGGCGGCGATGATGCTGAAGGGCCTCACCACGCAATATCTGATCCGGCAGACCTATCGCGTGAAGGCCGGCGACACCATCTTGCTCCATGCCGCGGCCGGCGGTGTCGGAACGATCCTGAGCCAGTGGGCCAAGCATCTTGGCGCCACGGTGATCGGCACGGTCAGCAACGAGGAGAAGGCCAAGCTCGCCAAGGCGCATGGCTGCGACCATGTCATCATCTACACGCGCGAGGATTTCGTGAAACGGGTCGACGAGATCACCGGCGGCAAGAAGGTGCCGGTGGTCTACGATTCCGTCGGCAAGGACACGTTCTTGAAGTCGCTGGACTGCCTCGCGCCGCTCGGTGTCGCGGCGCTGTTCGGCCAGTCCTCCGGCGCGGTCGAGCCGCTCAATCTCGGCCTTCTCGCGCAGAAGGGATCGCTCTACGTCACCCGGCCGACGCTGTTCACCTACGCCGCCAAGCGCGAGAATCTCGTGGCGATGGCCAATGAGTTGTTCGACGTCGTCAAGTCCGGCGCGGTCAAGATCGAGGTACACCAGACCTATCCGCTGAAGGACGCCGCCAAGGCGCATGCCGATCTTGCTGCCCGCAAGACGACGGGATCGACCGTGCTCCTGGTGTGAGGTCCGATCGAACGATGGCGCAGGCGTTCGACGTCTGCGTCACGTCCGTTCATGCTTGCGCAGGTCGCGGGCATGATCGAGGCGGATCGCCTGGAGGTCGATCTCGTCAGGTGGAACCCGGGGAAGGGCGGCCTCAGTCAGGATGGCCTCGGTCACGTCTTCGACCGAGCTATCCGCGATCTCGTGAATGAAGGAAATGTTGCTGTATTCACCCGAGGCGACGCGCGAGATGACCTCGCGCCGCGTGATCTCGGGATCGACGATCGCTTCGCGGCCGCGTCGCCCATAGTCGATCATCACGACGAAATATTGCATCAAATTGTCCCTGCCGCGGCCTGCGTGGCGCGAGCTTGCGGCAGAGTTTTTCCGAAAAACGGAATTTAGTCAAGCGCGATTTCCAAGAATCGGAAATCGGCGCCAGTTTCCGCTTACCTGCCCTTCTTGCGCGGACGCGCGGATTTCGCGCGCAGCCGCTCGAGCTGGCCCTTGGGCATCGAAAGGCATATCTCACCGACCCACTCCAGCTTGACGCCGACGATCGGCTTGGCGTTGAAGCTGGTGAGGTTGACCACGGACGGGCTTTTGCCGCGCTCGATGGTCTTGAGATAGCGTTCGCCGGTCTTGAGCCGGACCACGGCCTCCTCGCCGTAGAAGCTCGACAGCGGATAGCGCTGGTCCTTGTAGACCACGATCACGTCGCCGCTCTCGTATTTGGGCAGCATCGAATCGCCGACGATCTCGAAGGCGACGGTTTCTTCCATGATCGGAAAAGGCAGCACGATCTCGCCTAGCCCCTCCGGCGGAACCTGCTCGAAATCCGGCTCGATCACGGCGCCGGCGCCGACCCGGCCCATGATCGGCGCAAGATTCAGTTCCAGGTATTCCATGATCGGCAGAATTTCCGACGCTTTCACCAGGCGTTCGCCGCCGAGGATTTCCGACACCGCACCCGGGCGCACGCCCATCGCCGCCGCTAGCCCGCCCTTGCTCTTGCCCGTCTTCTCCAGACCCCGCTCGATCATCGCAACGTCCAACATGGTGATTCCCTCGATTGCCCATGGCCTCGTCTCTTCTAATCCGAAATTCGGAATTGATGCAATTATGAATATCAGAATTATCGCTTGACTTGAACTTCGGAATACCGGAATGTGTGTTTCGCCATCCCGGCCGTGCGGCCGGAGAGGGGCGCATCACAGGACAGCAGCATGGAACCGGGCAATTGGCCGTCGGAGCACTCCGACGCGCTTCGCGACTATTTTCTCAAGGGCATGTCTTATGCGGAGATCGGAAGAGAAATTAACTCAAGATTCGGAACGGCTTATACGCGCAATGCGGTGGTCGGCCGCGCCAAGCGGCTCGGGCTCGCCGCGCCCTCGCGAATGAAGAGTCCATCGATCGTCCCGACCTTTCCCGGCGAGCCCTGTCCGTTTCTACCGCGGCCGCAGGCGTTGCAGAGCTGGAGCGTGCCGCCGAAATCAGCGACGAAGCCGGCCGGGCCGGTGAAATTGCGCTGCGTGGGCATCAAGCCGCGCCTGATCTCGCTGCTCGAACTTGCGCCGGGCGACTGCCGCTATCCCTATGGCGGCGACAAGGACGGAGAGGAGATCACTTTCTGCGGTCATCCCCAGCAGCCTGGCGCGAGCTATTGCGCGCCGCATTTTCATCTGACGCGCGGGCCCGGCACGGGCGCGCGCACCACGGTCCCCGTCGTGCTGAGGCTCGTTTCAGCCGCCTGACGGCCATCGTTTCCATCGTCAATTTCTCAAGGAGTGTCCGTGTGATACGCGCCAGACGCAACAAGTCCTACAGGTTGGCAAAGCTCTACGATCGGCGCGCGTGCGATCTGCCGTTCAATGCCGAAGTGGCCGAAATCGAGGTCGATGATCCCTTGGCGCTCGAACCGGGCGAGAAGATCGTCGCGATGCGCTCGATCCGCACCGATCCGCTCGGCCGGCTCTATTCCCATCACCAGATCGACGAGGCGCAATACCGCGGTGGTCGCGCCTTCCAGAACGACTGGGAGCGGGCGGAGCGTGGTCCCCAGGCGGTAGATCCGACCCGCGAATATGTCGACGGCGCGCGCATGCGCGAGGCGGTTACCGAGAGTCAGCGCCAGGCGGTGCTGCGGCTGAACCGCGTCGAGCGCGAGCTCGGCACCGACGGTGCCGCGCTGGTGCACGACGTGCTGGTCCTGGGCCTGACCATGGATCAGATCGGGCAGCGCCGCGCCGTGCGCAGCCAGCGCTGGAACGACTATTTCGCGCGGCGGTTCCGCGAATGTCTCGACCGGCTTGCGCTGGTCTACGGCTTTGCGACGGAAACGGGAACGCCGCGCGCGGAAAGGCGCCGATGAGAGCGGCAGGCCGCCGGCGTGCCCGTTTGCCGCTTACGGATGCGGCGCGATCTGGTACGGCGTCGCATAAGGCTCGACGCGGAGCGAGGCGTTGGCCAGGAGCCCGATCTTGGCGGTCGGCGCCTGCTGCAACTCGCCGTTCTGGCCGCGACGCACGTTGTACTGCCAGACGGTGAGGTCGCCCTTCTGCGCCAGCGCGTGCGCAACGGCGCTCGCATCATTGCCGCCGAGTGTCTGCAGCTCCTCGGCTGACAATCCTACGATGATTTCGTCCTTCATGGTGACGATCTTGAAGAGGTTCATTTTGGTCTCCTGCGCCCATGCGACGGGTATCCAGAGAGTGAGGAGCGCAACCGTGGTGCCCTTGATGACATCGCAGCGAGAAAGCATGCCGTCGTCCTTTGGTGCTGAGGCGCGCCCGAATCGAAGAGGTCAGTCAGCCATGGCGCCCGTGATCTGCGTGGCCGTTTCGCAACGGCTTGGTCGTCCGAACTTGAATGGCGGTTCACGGATTGGGATCGATGAACCATGGCGCGGCGAGCGGAGGCCAAGGTGCGGCTTCAAGGGACGCGTCAAATGAAACGGATCGGTTGCGAGATCGACTTTCGTTTCGTCGGCGATGCAACCGTCCGAGATCGGACTCAACAATTACGTGTATACGCTGAAGAAGCTGGCGCGGGTCGGCCCAGGGCTTCGACAACCCCGATCGGAAGCGATCGCTCAAGTCGATTGCGAACCGCAGCTCAGTTCACATTCAGACACAAAGCAAAGAGCAATGCCACGGCATTGAGGTCGATCAAGGCGGGCGTGTGGAGCGATGCCGCTTCTTGACGCAGGTGGGTGACGTCGATGCATATTCCTGTTATCCGGAATTGCCGTAGTGCGATGCTGGCGAGGCGTCGCTGCGCTGATGGTTTGGCTTGCCTGAGGGGTTGTTTCTTGGCATAGTTGCAACCGATCGGCCATCCGCTTGGATGTGCGGTTTAGCGTGCCAATTCCCTGAGGTGCCCCCGGCCGAGAATCCTTCGCCGCGATGGCGTTCGATTCTTGAGCCAGACCGCGACGTACGACCAACGAAGGCCGACCCCTGTCATAGGTGCGAGATGAAGAACTTCAATTTCGCGGCTGAATTGCACCTCAAGCTCGGCGCGCCCGCAAGCAGTACCGTCGAAAGCCTGCGCCTACTGCGTGCGTTTCTGAAGCTTGCGCCCCGGCAGCGTTTTGAGGTCATCAAGCTCGTGGAAGACCTCGCCACTGACGAATCCCTCCCCGAGCGTCCCCTCTCGTAAGGCAGGCCACGCGCCGGCGCCGCGCCTGTCCTTGGTTCGTGCCGCCGTATAGCCGGGCCGCCCGATTGTGCCTGGCGCCGGGTCTGGCCGCTGGAAGCCGATGCGCCAAGTGTGATAATCAGTAAGAAAAAGAGGGAGGAGTGCGACATGATCGAACCGAAGATCGAAGTTCCGGCCGAATTGCGCGACTTGGCCGAGAAGACGATCGACCAGGCGGAAAAGGCATTCGGCATGTTTTTCGAAGCCGCCACCAAATCGATGTCGACGGTGCCGGGCGCGGGCACGGAGGTGTCGAAGCAGGCGCTCGCGTTCACCGAGCAGAACATGAAGTCGGCGTTCGAGCACGCACGCAAGCTCGTTCATGCCACCGACCTTCAGGAAGCCATGCAGATCCAGTCAGAATTCCTGCGCAGCCAGTTCACCAGTGCCGGCGACCATATGCGCCAAATGACCGGCAGCTTCATGCAGTCCGGCAAAAGTAAGTCCTGAGTCAGCCGCCGCCTGCGCAAATCCCTGTCGGTTCAACCGGCAGGGATTTGCGTTTGCGGCAGTGGCAAAACATCGTACTCAGCCGCAGCACGATCCCGGGAACTGTGAGAGATCAATGCGGGCGATGATCGATCGGAGCCGTCTGCGGACCGAGCGATAGAGTCGATGAAGCAGCTCCGCCGCTCCGGCCGCGGACAGGCCAAGGCTCTCGATATGGTACGGCATATGCCCCTCCGATGCGAGGTGGCCTTCCTATCGCGCCCGAACCGGAGGCGCCTTGATCTGGCGCAAGGCAGGTGGGCTAGTAATCGGCGGGATTCATGATCATCGGACTGGTCGTATCGGCCGGCGCGAGCGCGCTGCTGGCGCTGTCGCGCAGGAAGCGGTCAAGCGTCGCCTGGATCTTCTCCTTGACGGCGTCCGGTCCGCGGTCGCTCATCTCCGTATGCTGCGCACCGGTATGGACAATGTCGATGCCGCGCGCCTTGGCCTCTTCCGCCGTTGGCAGGACGCCGGGGTCGGTCACGAAATTCGGATCCTTCGAGCGGAACGACAGGATCTTCAAGCGGTCGTTGAGCACGAACGGAACGCGCAGATTGTCCAGCGTGATCACCTTCGACACCAGCTCCGGATGCTGATGAGCGACATACATGGAGACGTCACCGCCGTTGGAATGGCCGACCAGCGTGATGTGATCATATTCGGCGTTCTCCTGCCGCTTCTTAAGCTCGCCGAGCACGAAAAGAATGTTGGCCTCGCAGCGGATGTAGACCTGACGCCGGCCGACATAGGGCTCTCCGACATGAGTCATCAGCGGCGGATCACTCGGCAGGTCCTGCTGGATGCTCGTGACGAGATAGCCGCGCGCCGCGAGCGCGTTGGCAAGGAACGAATACTCGGTGGCCTTCACGGTGTTACCGTTGCTGATAATGGCGAGCGGGAGCTTCCAGAGGCCAAGATTGGCCTTGGTTTCGTAGTCGCGCCGCACCGCGAGGTCGACCGTGATCGGCCGCTGGCGCGCGGCGTCGAACAGACTCAGCGTCTCGTGACGAATGGCGAACTTGGAGACGACGAAATATTGGCCGACGCCCAGCACGCAGAGGAAAGCCAGGATCGCAAACACCCTCTTCATTGTTCCATCTCAATCACTTTTGACTGAACATGGTCATTGGGAACTCCCGGATCGAGCGATCGTGAGCAGGCTAAGGGATTAAATTTAGGCAAGTCGGTGAGAGACGGCGCCCAAAAGGGCCGCGCGGGGGGCGTGCAGCGCAAAAAGCTGACGCTAGGGACAGCCTGCCTTGCCGCGCTCCAGGCAGAGACGCAGCGCGCTGGAGAGCGTGAGCGCCCCTGCCAGCGTGAGAGTGAGTGCCGACCATTGCGACATGAAGGGCACGCTGCTGGCCCGCAGGGCGGCAACAGCGCGGACGATCTCTTGAGCAACAGCCATCTCGCGCTGTCCAAGGCAGAGGCCACGCGGCGCGAGCAGCCATGTGATCTTCGAAAGTACCATCAGGCAAGACTTGGAGAACAGGCTGACGCTCGAAAGCGAGCTTGCTCTCGCCGCGGACCGTGGCGAGTTCGAACTGCTCTACCAGCCGCAGGCTCGTCTGGTCGATGGCAGCCTGGTGGGGGCCGAGGCGCTCATCCGCTGGCGGCATCCTGTACGCGGCTACGTCTCGCCCGGTGAGTTCATGCCGGTGGTCCACCTCGGCACTATCCGAGCGGATTACGAACTGGGTGATGGAGGCCGCCTGCCGGCAGGCGCGGGCCTGGGAGTTGTCCGGCCGAAATGCCCGTGTCGCAATCAACCTGTCGCCGTCGCAGCTTCACTCCGGCGATCTCGCGCATACGGTTGCGGAGCTCCTCGACGCGACGGGGCTCACGCCCTCGTTGCTCGAACTCGAGGTCACCGAGGATATCCTGCTGCTCGACGAGAGGCGTGTGCTGGACATGTTCAGGCGGATCCAGGAGCTGTGCGGAAGGGCAGGGCTATTTCTTCGGCCGGCCGATGCCCGCCGAAGCGCTTCGTCTGCGCCGCCTGAACGAACATACGCGGCGGATTCCGATCGCTAGCGCCGGCGCGCGACCGCAACGCCAAAGAGAAAGGCGACGAAGAGGCTGGCCAGAGGCGCTTCGCGCGTGATCGCCGCGACGGTTGCGAGCGGCCGGCCGGGCCTTCGCGCTTGCTCGATTGCAAAGGTGAGGCGATCGACTGCGGCGTGCAAACCGCCCGCGACTTCGCCGATCGTGCGCGACACGTCGGTTGCTGCGTCGATGGCGCGCTCGGCCATGCCGGGCTGGGGATTGGGCTGCGGTACTTCCGTGCTCAAGCTCGCGACCTCCACGCCTGACGATAAGTTTGAGACCGGCACCTTTGGCTATCCGCGCGTGCGCTCGTTTTGAACAGCGGGCCGAAAGGCCTTTGGCTATCCGCGACAGGCGCCGTCATCAACGGCGGGTGCCGGCCTTGGGCTGGCAATTCGGCGCCAGGGATTTAGTTCCAG is from Bradyrhizobium sp. ISRA430 and encodes:
- a CDS encoding lactonase family protein — translated: MIEGSRSFVYVGARTTRERNARGDGLNVYAMDNATGTWRHVQLLGDLVNPSFLTFDRTRRFLYTVHGDLSDITAMAIDAVSGKLAVINRQGTEGKNPVHLAIDPTNRFVVVANHITSTLALLPRQDDGSLGAVIDLVKLEGKIGPHRVEQPFAKPHQVEFDPSGAFIVVPDKGLDLVFTYRIDAEKGKLVLATKPVQAREGAGPRHVAFHPGGRLAYVINELDSTVTGYRFDPATGALAPFQIVSAVPDAFTGNSRAAEIAVSGDGRFVYASNRGDDSIAVFAVDAASGRLTPVGWSASGGKTPRFFALGPTGKFLFVANEDSDAVVLFERDADSGRLVRTDRTVQVGSPVCILFGMPA
- a CDS encoding VWA domain-containing protein, encoding MRENLHRFFRAARGAGVHVSPAESIDAMRAVAQVGFSDRDVLRDALLLTLAKSQDEKLALGDCFDLFFSQPEPRQEQAGAGNGDSAQEADQSPSSGVASDAGGSEPPEGLGPLAQMLLSQDRNAIAAAIASAAGAASLSDIRYSTQRGIFSSRILDAMGLQRLRDDLDELTATNPSLAERLRAALDGLREAVRDTVSQGLALYAREEAENLRNEILRNAPLARIERRQVEEMRALIRRIARRLRERYSKPRKRQRRGHLDVRRTLRRNAAWGGVPFLTAWKRKHRDRPKIVALCDVSGSVAQVSDFFLLLIHSLHEVVDDVRSFAFSSHLIEVSDILEMKSPEDAMAEIMSKVGFGSSDYGSALVDFEKEWMSTLTPQTTVIVLGDARSNNLDPRADILRRISERSKRLVWLNPEGRLAWGFGDSEMPRYATFCSVVRQCATAQQLERAVSDIVATYQ
- a CDS encoding MoxR family ATPase — its product is MADQKASTSIEAVESGLAAQGYIASRQIATAVYLSQQIEKPILVEGPAGVGKTELAKAIAAWRGMKMIRLQCYEGLDEAKALYEWKYAKQLLYTQILKDKLGEVLGGAQTLHAALDQLHDFGDVFFSKEFVEPRPLLQALEQPGGCVLLIDEIDKSDAEFESLLLEILSDFQVTIPELGTVSAITPPTVILTSNSERDLGDALKRRCLHLHIGFPEQRLEERIVESRVPGISQTLRRQMVGFIHEIRTLDLKKLPSVSETIDWARVLVLLQAAELDTEIVKDTLNVLLKYEADIEAAAPQVTTFIAKAARSNVFG
- a CDS encoding quinone oxidoreductase encodes the protein MTHAIRFHKTGGPEVLVWEEVSVGKPGPGEARIRHTAVGLNFVDIYNRSGLYPAQLPSGLGSEAAGVVEEVGSGVTDLKPGDRVAYGASPLGAYSEARLIPADRLLKLPDGVDDKTAAAMMLKGLTTQYLIRQTYRVKAGDTILLHAAAGGVGTILSQWAKHLGATVIGTVSNEEKAKLAKAHGCDHVIIYTREDFVKRVDEITGGKKVPVVYDSVGKDTFLKSLDCLAPLGVAALFGQSSGAVEPLNLGLLAQKGSLYVTRPTLFTYAAKRENLVAMANELFDVVKSGAVKIEVHQTYPLKDAAKAHADLAARKTTGSTVLLV
- a CDS encoding S24 family peptidase, whose translation is MLDVAMIERGLEKTGKSKGGLAAAMGVRPGAVSEILGGERLVKASEILPIMEYLELNLAPIMGRVGAGAVIEPDFEQVPPEGLGEIVLPFPIMEETVAFEIVGDSMLPKYESGDVIVVYKDQRYPLSSFYGEEAVVRLKTGERYLKTIERGKSPSVVNLTSFNAKPIVGVKLEWVGEICLSMPKGQLERLRAKSARPRKKGR
- a CDS encoding GcrA family cell cycle regulator gives rise to the protein MEPGNWPSEHSDALRDYFLKGMSYAEIGREINSRFGTAYTRNAVVGRAKRLGLAAPSRMKSPSIVPTFPGEPCPFLPRPQALQSWSVPPKSATKPAGPVKLRCVGIKPRLISLLELAPGDCRYPYGGDKDGEEITFCGHPQQPGASYCAPHFHLTRGPGTGARTTVPVVLRLVSAA
- a CDS encoding phasin; its protein translation is MIEPKIEVPAELRDLAEKTIDQAEKAFGMFFEAATKSMSTVPGAGTEVSKQALAFTEQNMKSAFEHARKLVHATDLQEAMQIQSEFLRSQFTSAGDHMRQMTGSFMQSGKSKS
- a CDS encoding alpha/beta fold hydrolase translates to MKRVFAILAFLCVLGVGQYFVVSKFAIRHETLSLFDAARQRPITVDLAVRRDYETKANLGLWKLPLAIISNGNTVKATEYSFLANALAARGYLVTSIQQDLPSDPPLMTHVGEPYVGRRQVYIRCEANILFVLGELKKRQENAEYDHITLVGHSNGGDVSMYVAHQHPELVSKVITLDNLRVPFVLNDRLKILSFRSKDPNFVTDPGVLPTAEEAKARGIDIVHTGAQHTEMSDRGPDAVKEKIQATLDRFLRDSASSALAPADTTSPMIMNPADY